One part of the Andrena cerasifolii isolate SP2316 chromosome 4, iyAndCera1_principal, whole genome shotgun sequence genome encodes these proteins:
- the Nedd8 gene encoding nedd8 ubiquitin like modifier — protein MLIKVKTLTGKEIEIDIEPTDKVERIKERVEEKEGIPPQQQRLIFSGKQMNDEKTAQDYKVQGGSVLHLVLALRGGL, from the exons ATGTTGATCAAAGTGAAG ACTCTCACAGGAAAGGAG ATTGAAATAGATATAGAACCTACAGATAAGGTAGAAAGGATCAAGGAAAGAGTGGAGGAAAAGGAGGGTATACCACCGCAACAGCAGCGCTTAATATTTTCTGGGAAACAAAT GAACGATGAGAAAACGGCGCAAGATTATAAAGTCCAAGGCGGATCGGTGTTGCATTTGGTACTCGCATTAAGGGGAGGCTTATAA